The sequence CAACATCACCGTTTACACCAACGACCGGCCCTCCACGGACGGAGCCAAGGCGGTGGGGACGAACAGCTTCACGTCCACTGACTTGAACATGCCCCTTTCGGAACCCGTCCAGGCGCAGTACGTGATCATCTCCATCAATTCCCTCCCCAAGCTTGCAGCGCCGAAGACCCGGTACGGGTACGGTCTGCGGCTCGCCGAGATCAAGGTCCAGTAGCACTCCACCACCACCATCAAGCGGGCTGGTGCTGCCTCTGTGCTGCGGGATGGCCCACGTCGCTCGGGCGCTGGAATATTCAGCAAGCGGACACAGTTGTGCCATGTGGCCGGCCTCCGAGTGGAGGCGAGTCGAAAAAGGAAGAGGTTCACGGTCCAGTGACCATCGAAGAGAAGTCGGCGTCGGACGTTCGCGACGTCATCATCGTGGGCTCGGGCCCAGCGGGCTACACAGCAGCCGTCTACACCGCCAGGGCAAACCTCAAGCCTCTGCTACTGGCTGGATCGGTAACCGCCGGCGGGGAACTGATGAATACCACGGACGTGGAAAACTACCCGGGGTTCCCGGAGGGCATCATGGGACCGGACCTGATGGAGAACTTCGAGAAGCAGGCCGCCCGGTTCGGGACGGAGATCCAGTTCGAGGACGTTACTGACCTTGAACTCGACGGCCCCGTCAAGACGGTCACCATCGCAACGGGGGAGACCTTCAAAGCAAAGGCAGTCATTCTCTCCACCGGCTCCGCCTACCGGGAACTGGGCTTGCCCAACGAAAAGCGGCTCTCAGGACACGGTGTTAGCTGGTGTGCAACCTGTGACGGTTTCTTCTTCAAGGACCAAGACATTGCCGTCATCGGTGGCGGCGACTCGGCCATGGAAGAAGCGCTATTCCTCACCAAGTTTGCGAAATCAGTTACGGTTGTTCACCGCCGTGACTCGCTGAAAGCGTCGAAGATCATGGCAGACCGTGCCCTGGCCCACGAAAAGATCAGTTTCGTCTGGAACAGCACCGTTGATGACGTCCTCGGCACGGATAAGGTAACCGGCCTTCGGTTGAAGAACCTTTTGGACGGTTCGCTGTCCGAGCTCGCTGTTACCGGAGTCTTCGTAGCCATTGGTAACGATCCCCGCACGGATCTCGTCAAGGATGTCCTGGACCTGGCTCCGGAAGGGACCATCGCAGTACAGGGGAGGAGTTCCCGGACCAGTCTTCCGGGCGTCTTCGCTGCTGGTGATGTTGTCGACCCCACCTACCGGCAGGCCATTACCGCCTCAGGTTCGGGCTGTGTTGCGGCCATCGACGTCGAGCACTATCTGGCCGACCTGTCCGCCTAATTTGCGCCACCGTAGTTTGAAAAGAAAGAGAAGGTTATGAGCAACGCAAAAGATGTAACTGACGCAAGTTTCGACACCGATGTCCTCTCTGCCGACAAGCCGGTCATCGTTGATTTCTGGGCCGAATGGTGTGGTCCGTGCCGCAAGCTCGGCCCGATCCTGGACGAGATCGCGGGGGAGTACAGCGAAAAGGTTGACGTCGTCAAAGTAAACGTCGACGACAACCCTGCCATCGCCGCGCAGTATGGGATTACCTCTATTCCGGCTGTGTACCTCTTCCAGCGCGGTGAGGTAAAGAGTACCGTCATCGGCGCCAAGCCGAAGCAGTTCTTTGAGAAGGAATTCGCCGACGTCCTCTCCTGATATGTGAGGTACCTGCAGTCGATCCTGCAGGAAAAACTTAGAAAGGTGGTCACTGCCGGCTGGCGGTGGCCACCTTTCTGCATCCCGTCCCTTTAGTAGTGGGCCCAGGCATCGGCATCGGCATCGGCGACAGTGTTTCACGTGAAACACAAAGAGCTGTCCAGGAGCGCGGCCCCATCCCGGCTTTCTTTTCGCTATTCGACTCGCCGGGCTGTGGTATTCGCAATTCGCAGGGTCCGCAGATCTACAACCGCCCAACGAGTCGCTGCACACAACGCAAAAATATCGGCTCGTGAAACGAATCTTTGCGGTCACAGGGTTCTGGCACGAATCGCGGGCAGGAAATCGAAGGATGAATGCTGTTTACGGTTACCGGGGACCATCAGCAGCATGTCCGCTTGTGCCTGGAAGCGGGCCAGGATGTCGCGCCTAAGCCGACACATTGAGAAGCGCTGGCGTTTCACGTGAAACATCTGTTCAAGAAAGATGGCACTCGGACTTCCACAGCTAGCGGCAACCGACTTATGAATCGGAACTGCCAGCCTTCGAATCTCGTGAATCTTCGCGGACGAAAGAAATGACCAGGAAGTCAAAAATTCTCTATGAATACAACAAAACTGTCTGCTGTTTCCCGCAATCGCTGTGCCGGTACTCCCCGCCCATTACGCACGCTGCGCCGAGCTGTAATTTTGCCGGTGATCCTGCTGCACTACGCCCGCAAAGTCCGTCAGCAGACGTGTGCACTAATGGAGCCGCGCTCCACGCATACCCTGGGCCCCGTTTAGATTTGCCACAAGCAAAGCAGCGGCCCAACCACGGCACGGAACGTCCGACTGCCTAAATGCGACCCCAGCTCATCAGCAGGGTCAGCCGGCGCCAGTGGCACCCACTAGAGCGCCCCAAGTGGCCTACATCTGCCATCCAAGCGACTAAGTTTCCCGCTCCCGGCCGGTGCCGTCGAAAGGATTTGTACAGCTCAGTCAACCCATACATTCCCTGCTCAGAAGCGCTATGAACCAGGATGTTGGCTTGCCCTGCTCTGGACACAGATCTGGCTCTCGATCCTCGACCGATGCTCAGCGCTTTGCGCTGCGGGTTGAGCCTAAGAATTCTCCGCGCGGCCGACGTACAGGACTTCAGTCGCATCACAGTCCCTTCTCAACTATTGCCCGACGGTGAGGCTTTTTCGACGATATCGAAGTGGATCTTCCGAAGACCTGCAATTGTTTCACGTGAAACATCGGACAGACTAGCATTCGTTTCACGTGAAACGGATAGAGCAGCGGCTTAGGCTCATTCGGGGATCGCCCAAATATCGGGGGATTGATTGATGCCTATGCTCCGGATCATCGTTGCGACTGACAGGGCACCAAGGATGTCCCTGAAGGGAATACGCCAGCCGCCGTCGTGTCTCCCGTGAGTTCCCGCTTTAGGAGGACCCAAAACCACAGATCCGCCCTGGCTCCTTGCCCAAGCCGTGTCGCCAGTAGATGGGGCAGCAAGGTCGATCTTCGTGCTTGAGCATCACCTTCACCACGCGGGCTTAGGACTACTGTTTCAATGGGACAAGACAAGGTTTGTGTCCTGGATGGCACCGCGGCAGAGGCGAGCCTCTTAGGCAGCCCTTTCGCGGCTGCCCATAAGCGAGTCCGTGCGGCTCCTGAGACGGGCGAGACGTGAAACCTGCGCCATGAAGGAAGCACGGGCCTCCAGAGCCGGGGTGGAGTTATCCACAGCGTTATCCCCAGTCGCCTCGATGGAAATCAACAGGCTTATCCACAGGTAATTGCCGGACTGGCTGCGTTCGGATGCCGGAAGCAACCCCTGACCATGTGCACCGTCCCCGCAGCGTACGGCCCCGCCCCGACCAAGGCAGGGTGCTCAACTGCAGCTTTGCGCCGCCTGCCTTACGGTCTGCTGAGGTTAATTAACCTCCATTGGGTGACGACGCCGGTGATTTCGTCGTGCATGCATTGCTGCGCTTGGTTCCACGTGAAACATCGGCAGCAGCTCGAAGGTTTCCCCTTCAGTAGTTCCGGTCACGTCGGGCAGGATGGTCCCCATTAGGGGATAGGAGGCGCGTGGCGACTCCTCTGGTTGAACGTCTATATCCACAAAGTTATCCACAGCGATATCCACCGGTTAGGATGTGCCGACTACTAGGGAAAACCCGGGTCCGGGGAGGAGGCAGCGGCGCCGGTAGTACTGCCGAGGTATGTCCGACGCGACAGGCAAGACGGGTCCGGAGTCGATACCGTCAGCCTCAGCCATCCTCGGCCACACTGCGTCGCATTATCAGCATCTATCTCCAGATCTCGCGCTAGCGCGCCTCACCCGACGCACTGTGTCAGAAGGCTCAGTTGCTTTGCGCCATGTGGGGCACTGGACAGTACGCCCATCCCGATTCCATGCGCGGTCACCGGCAATCCTGTCAAGGACACTCAATCCGCCCCATTGAGCACTCCTAACCACATCGACCTTCTCCCTGCGGGATTACCAGATCACACCCTCCCACTGATCTTGTCCAGAACCAGGGCATTGCAGCGTGCAGTTGAACGTCGGTGACGCCCCATGTTGAGACCTGGATATAGGATCATTAGCCGGTCCTCGTTAGCTGAGCGCCGCCCGGTCGACTTCGGTTCCTCACGCAAGCCGCCCCATCTAAGACGATCATCCGTTTGGCTCGACGGTGATTTTGATCCGCTGGGCCCTCTCCTCGGCCGAGGCCTCGAACGCGCACAGCAGACCGAAACGACACGTCTTGCTGGCCCAGTTTGCGCTAGCCCGATACACGGCGCAGCTGCGGGCGTTTCACGTGAAACAGTACAACCCCACTGCGCTAATACTCATAGCCGCTCTCGCCACAGCTATGGCCTTTGAGTTAGCATCGATGCGGTGGACACGTCCGGCCAATCGAAGGACCAGAATGCCACACAGGGTGCACTTGGCACATGTCCTAGAGGGAGATCTGCTCGCTCGCCATGACGCAGATCCACGTCAGCATCGGTCGGGCTCAGCTGTTTCACGTGAAACACCTGTCCTGGCAGTACGGAGCCCTACTTGAACACGCGTTTCACGTGAAACATCCAAGCAGGCGGCTTTCACCGGGCGTAGGTAGAACCAGTGCGAGCCAGCCAACCTACTCGAGATGGAGTCGATAAGATCCAATGTCGGCGCACCAAAGGACTATCCGCTGCGCCGCCTTGAGCCGCCTGTGATGCGATTTCTGCGGGGGATGACTCTTGTCGTGGTGCAACAGCCCAGATGTGACCCTTCGGGGAATTGGAGCTGACGCGCGCGACGATGTCGGGACAACGCAGTGAACAGGAGACCTCTAGGTATCTCTCAGCAGTTTGCCAGTCAGGTCCCTTGTTCTCATCAGTGAACTGGACACACCTCGGCTGACCACTACCGCAGAGTCTCTACCAGTCATCGCTTCATGGAGATTAGCGCATTCGAACCCATCTACTACGTCTGCGTTCCTTGGTCGCCCGTTATGCCGGCCGCCCCCCAGTGCCCTGACGTCAGTGGCACGGGATTCGTCAGTACTGTAGAGAGATTGAAGTACTGATACGGGTACGACGGTCCACCGGACCCCACGTCCCTCACTGACAAGTCTGCTGAGGTGTTTGAGCGAAAAGTCGGTCGCCTTCGCGCGGCGCTGAAGAGTCATCCAACAACCTGTGCGTCGTACCTACAGATGCTAATAGAAAATGCCATGACAATCCCTGGCCGAACGACTTGTGAGGAGGACCAGGCGCCTGTTTCACGTGAAACTATCGGACGCTCCATGGAGGTTCTGACCTAAGAGACAACGCAGTTGGCCGGACTTACTGAATTCGCATGAGCATCTCAAATCGGAAGATACTTACTCAAAGCTGCTAATCTGCCATTGCATCGTAATTGGGAAGTGCCGGAATGACACGGAAACGTTGTCCGCTATTAGTTGGCGCGTTCTTCCGCTTCACTACCCGGACGGTGTCAGGCTATGGGCCCAGTGTTCCTTTTTTACGCCAACGGACATACGAAAATTAAGTTGCTTCAGGACACCCGGGCGGTAGAAGCGCCCAGTGGACAAGAAAAGGCCCGATTCTCAAGGAACCGGGCCCTTTCATGTAGGCAGTTATTTGAGCCAGTTAGTTATTTGAGCCAGGAGCTAAAACGTCCATAATGCGGTTCAAATCTTCAACGCTTGCAAACTCAATGCTGACCTTGCCCTTGCGGACTCCCAATGAGATCTTGACGTTGGTGTCCAGACGGTCGGAGAGCGAGGAAGCGAGATAGTCGAGGCGCTCGTGCCTGGCGCCGGGGCGGGGGATGTTGTTCTTGGCCGGCTTTGCAGGATCCTGGTACAGGGTGACTGCTTCTTCCGTCGCCCGGACAGACATGCCTTCGGCAACGATCTTTTGGGCAAGCCGTTCCATTGCCGCCGCGTCAGGCAGGGAAAGCAGCGCCCTGGCATGGCCCGCTGACAGTACACCGGCAGCGACGCGGCGCTGCACCAGCGGCGGAAGCTTCAGGAGCCGCAGGGTGTTGGACACCTGCGGCCGGGAACGCCCAATGCGGTCTGCAAGCTGCTCGTGGGTGGTACCAAAGTCCTCCAGGAGCTGCTGGTACGCCGCCGCCTCTTCCAGGGGGTTCAGCTGGCTGCGGTGGAGGTTCTCCAGCAGTGCGTCACGCAGGAGGTCGTCATCTGTCGTGTCCCGGATGATCGCTGGGATGGTATCGAGGCCTGCCGCCTGCACTGCGCGCCAGCGGCGTTCACCCATGACCAGTTCGTAAGGTTCGCTACCATCTTCGGTTGATGTGCGAACCACGATAGGCTGGAGGACGCCAATCTCGCGTACTGAGTGCACAAGCTCGGCCATGTCATCTTCATCGAAGACGCTGCGTGGCTGCTTCCGGTTGGGGTGAATGTCAGCAACGGAAATTTCCGCGAAGCGGGCGCCGGGAACCTCAACGAGTTCAACCCCCGAGTCCGCTCCGGTGTCCACGGCATTGGGTGTAGCGGCAGAAACCGTTACAGCAGCATCTTCATCCTCCGGGGCAGGCCCGGCAGGCGTTCCAGCCGAAGGGACGGCAGCGTCTGCAGCCGACTTGGACCCCCCACGGGGAGCCTTCCTGGCCGGCTCCTTTTTCGCAGCCGACGTATCGGTACTGGCATCAGCATTGGTTTCCCCAGCACCACCCTTACCGGCAGGGGACTTTGCGTCCGCTGGTTTAACCGGCGACCGGCGAGCAGCGGCATTCGGTGCCGTATCCTTGTCCGCCTTGGCTTCAGCACGCGCTGCGGGCTGGTCCTGGGGTTCGGTCTTTTTTCGGCCCTCGGGGAAGAAGAGATCCACCGGCCGGGATACCGCCCCGCCGTTACCGGAAGACCCATTGGCTGCGGCGGAACTAGGAATCAGCGCGCCAAGACCGCGGCCTAGGCCCCGTCGCTTCTCGCTCATGGGTAAATCCCTCCAGTGATAGAGCCGGGACGAGCCTGGCTCCGTGCGTTGCGGTATTGAAGATTCTAGCGTTCGGCGATTTCCGCGGCGGCTTCCAGGTAGGACAGCGCACCACTTGAGGAAGGGTCGTACGTCATGACCGTCTGCTGGTAGCTGGGTGCCTCAGAAATTCGCACGGAGCGGGGAACGACGGCCGAGAGGACCTGGTCGGGGAAGTGCTGGCGCACCTCCGCGGCTACCTGGGCGGCCAGGTTGGTGCGGCCGTCATACATGGTGAGCAGGATGGTCGAGACAACAAGATCGGCATTGAGGTGCTTCTGGATCATCTCAATGTTCTTGAGGAGTTGGCTGAGGCCTTCCAGGGCGTAGTACTCGCACTGAATGGGAATCAGGACCTCATTGGCTGCACAGAAGGCATTGACCGTCAGCAGGCCCAGGCTCGGCGGGCAGTCAATGAAAACGTAGTCCAGCCGTTCTTCGCCGTTTTTCTCGCGTGCCTTGGCATAGACGTCGATGGCGCGGCGCAGGCGCTGTTCACGCGCTACAAGGGATACGAGTTCAATTTCGGCGCCGGCAAGGTGGATCGTGGCGGGTGCGCAGATGAGCTTTCCGATGTCCGGGCAGGGGGCCACCACATCAGCCAGCGGGACGTCGTTGATCAGCACGTCGTAGATGCTGTCCACATCGGCGTGGTGCTCGATGCCCAACGCGGTGGAAGCATTGCCCTGCGGATCAATATCGATCACCAGGACATTCAGCCCGGCAGCAGCAAGGGCAGCGGCGATGTTCACCGTCGTGGTGGTCTTGCCTACTCCGCCCTTCTGGTTGGAGACGGTAAAGATCCGCGTCTTTTCCGGGCGGGGGAGCTTCCGGCCCACCAAACGCTCACGCCGTTTGGTTTCATGGGCAAGTTCGCGTGCGATGGGACTCGAGTCATCAATGGCATCAATAACGTTGGAACGACCGGCAGAGGTTGTTTCACGTGAAACTGCACTGCTGGAAGCGGACGAAACAACCGGCTTTGGATGATTACCACCACGGCCGGGAGCCATTGCGATGCCCGCAAGCCCTGACCCAGCGACAGAACGTGCCGACCCCAAGGACACAAACGGTGGGATCCGTTGTGCGGAGGCTTCACTACTGGTCACTGGGGCACACTCACTCTCGTTCAGCCAATTTTGCTGCCGTTGTCTAGCCTAACTGCTCCGGCCTGCTGACAGCCGTCAGCGGGCCCGCATTAGGACTTCTTTTGGGACTTGTTCACCACGATGCGCACAACCGTCGTCGGCTCCTCCAGGAGGTTGTCACCTACGGTCAGTACTGACGTCTCAACGCCACCCAGCTTACGGATGGTCTTGGCCGCCTTCTCGATTTCCTCGCCCGCGCTGCGGCCCTTGATGGCTACCACTTCGCCGTGCCCTCCCAGCAGTGGGATGGTCAGGCCGGCGAGGTTGGTCAACGCAGATACGGCGCGCGCAGTCACAACGTCAGCCTCCACATGCCCAACAGCGAGTTCGGCACGGGTGCGCATCACCGTGACATTGCCCAGGCCGAGGTCATCGACAACTTCCTGAAGCCAGATAACCCTGCGCTCCAGCGGTTCGATAAGGGTGAGCTCAAGATCGGGACGCGCAATGGCAAGGCAAAGGCCCGGCAGGCCGGCGCCGCTCCCGACGTCGGCCACATGGCTTCCGCGCGCAATCTCACTTTCGATGACTGCGCAGTTGAGCACGTGGCGGCTCCACAGCCTGGGCACCTCGCGTGGTCCGATGAGGCCCCGCTCGGTACCGGACGTGGCCAGGTGCTCCACGTACCGCTTTGCCAGCTCCAGGCGATCGCCAAAGATCTTCTCAGCAGCGCGCAGCTCTGCCGCCGTGATGTCAACCATGACTATTGGTCCGGCATTCACTAGTCTGCGGAAACGACGATGTGGCGTCCGGCGCCCTCGCCCTCGGACTCGCTGACCAGGCCGAGGTCAGCCACGGCGTCGTGCACGATCTTCCGTTCGTAGGCGCTCATTGGCTCCAGGGCCACCGACTTGCCGGATTCCTTTACGGAAGCTGCTGCGTCCTCGGCGATCTTCTGCAGGTGCCCGGTGCGTTCCTGCCGGTAGCCGTTGATGTCCAGCACGAGCCGTGAACGGTTCTCTGTTGCAGACAACACTGCCAGGCGGGTGAGTTCCTGCAGGGCTTCCAGGACTTCACCGTCTTCGCCGACCAGGCTTTCGAGCCCTTCGGTCTCCTCTTCGGCAACGATGGAGATGTAGGTCCGTCCATTGCGGACCTCGATGTCGATGTCGCCGTCGATGTCGGCGATATCCAGCAGTTCCTCCAGGTAGTCGGCGGCGACGTCCCCCTCTTCCTCGAGGCGGCTGGCGGCGGAACCCTTGGCGGTGGAATCATCCTGGCCCACGGACTCGTCCTGATCTTCGATCTCTTCAGAAAGGGCGTGCTCGGTGCTCTCGGCTGACATTACTTCTTCTTCCTGTTCTTGCGCTGGGGCTGGACACGCTGTCCCTTGATCTCAACTGCGGCGGCTGCGGCGTCGTCGGCTGCCTCATCCCGCTTCCCGCTCAGAACGGACAGAGCCGGCAGGCCCTTGGCGGCACGCCGCTCGGCGAGGGCCTTCGCTGCGGGGGAACCCGGCGTCGGCATCCGGCGGATAACGAAGAACTGCTGGCCCATGGTCCAGAGGTTGGTGGTGGTCCAGTAAATCAGGACGCCGATGGGGAAGTTGATGCCACCCACGCCGAAGACGATAGGCAGGATGTAGAGCATCATCTTCTGCTGCCGCATGAACGGGCTGGCCATGGCTTCTTCGGACATGTTCTTGGCCATGATCTGCTTCTGCGTGATGAACTGCGAAGCCGTCATGGCCAGGATCATCACGATCGAGAGCACCACCACGGCTGTGTTCCCGGCACCGCCGTGCAGCAGGGCGGCGGACAGCGGCGCACCGAAAATGCTGGAGGCATCGAACTCCACCACCTGTTCGTGGCTCATCGCACCGATGCCGGCTCCCTGGTCCTTGGCCTGCGAAATGCCGGAGAGCACCTGGAACAGGGCGAAGAAGAACGGCATCTGGATCAGCATGGGAAGGCACGCCGAGAAGGGGTTGGTCCCATGCTTCTTGTACATGGCCATCTGTTCCTGGGCCATGGCCTGGCGGGACAGCTGGTCGGTTTTTCCCTTGTACTTCTCCTGCAGCTTCTTCAGGTCCGGCTGCAGCAACTGCATGCCGCGCTGGGCCTTGATCTGCTTGACGAATACCGGGATCAGCGCGGCACGGATCACCAGCACCAGCCCGATGATGGCCAACGTCCAGGTCCAGCCGTTCGCGGCGGGCATGCCGATGCTGCTCAGCCCGTCGTGGAACGCCACCATGATGAACGAAACCAGCCACTTGAACGGGCCGATTATTGCTCCAAAGATGTCCATACTTATCCCTATTCGTCAGGCCGCACTGCGGCCTTCTTCATCAGTCCGAGCAACCAGGTACCTGTCCGGATTGTTCAGCACAACAATTGTGGGGGTCTGGCCCGCGGGCCATTCCCGGCCGCCGGCGGGGACATGGTCCACTCCGCCGGCATTCCATGGGTGGCAGTGGCCAAGGCGCCGCGCTGCGAGCCAGCTTCCCTTGACGGCACCGTGGACGGTGACCGCTTCCAGGGCATAGGCGGAACATGACGGGAAGAACCGGCAGACCGGGCCGTACAAGGGAGAAACCACCTTGCGGTAGGCCATCAGCAAAAGAATGAGGATGTTCCGGGGCAGGTTCCAGAGGAACCTGCCGGCGACGGCGATCACGGTGCGGAGACGGGCGACGACGGCGGTGGCGTTAGGCACGCGGTGTCCCCTCCTGTGTTGTACCGGCTGAACCCCTGGCGGCAGCCCGCGAAGGACGGCCGGCCAGCCGGTTCAGCGTAGATTCCAGTGCAGCGTTGTAGTCCGACAGCAGCTGGTCCCAGCTGGCCGAGGCGGACGCAGGAAGCGCCCGCACGACGATGGCGAGTCCTGTACCGTGCTCGCGCAACGACGCAGCACCCGCTTCTCTCAGTCTCCTCTTAACGAGGTTTCTGACCACAGCGTTCCCTACACTCTTGGAAACAATGAACCCGATCCGGCTGGGTTCGTCAGCAGCAATAGCTGCCGCATATAACACTACGTTCCGGCGTCCATTGCGGACACCGGAACGTACAGTTGTTGAAAAATCGGTTGGGGTCCTCAAGCGGTTGCGGGCGGCCAGCACCTTAAACTCGCAAGGGAATGTCTACCGACAAGCCAGTTATTTAGGCCGACAGTTCGGTGCGGCCCTTGCCACGACGGGCTGCCAGGATGGCACGGCCGGCACGGGTACGCATACGAAGGCGGAAGCCGTGCTTCTTGGCTCGACGGCGGTTATTCGGCTGAAAAGTCCGCTTGCTCACGTTAGTTACTCCAGTGGATCAAAGGTGCGCCCACCCGATCAGTAAGGGGAAGAACTGGCCGACGCTAAGTTTTGTATATGCACGCTTCCCCCGACTGCCCAGGCGCACTGCGCCTGGATGTTCAGATGGGGCCCAAAAAGCGGACACAAAGGACTTCACAACGTTAGGGCAATTTGCAGGCCCGAGTCAAACCGGAGCGGTCCCGTACGGCCGTCCCCAGCTGTTGCTAAGTATCCCCAACAGCCTGTGGATGAAGTGGCTCACAGAGGCACTTCCGGAACCACAACCGTGTAATTATCCACAGCCAGATAGCCAGCTATCTTCTAGGCTTTTCATCACCTAGAGTGTCCCAGTAGCCGATTATCCACGGACTGTGCATAACCCTGTGGATGAAGCTGGGCCAGCACCCTGGTTCCGGACTTGGGGCTGCAGGCAATGCAGGCATAGCAAGTTTTGAGGGAACCGATTGATGACAGTAGACGAAGCCAACCACGCCAATACTGTCGGAAGTTCCTGGAGAAGGGTTGTCAGCCTGCTGGAACAGGACCACCGGGTATCACCGCGCCAGCGTGGCTTTGTCATCCTTGCCCAGGCGCAGGGCCTGATCGGTTCCACGCTCCTGGTGGCCGTCCCCAACGAACTAACCCGCGAAGTGCTTCAGACCCAGGTCAAGGAAGCCCTTGACGATGCGCTCCATAACGTTTTTTCCGAAGACATCCGCTGCGCCATCGACGTGGACACCGATCTGGTGCCCATCCACGAGGAGCCCGAGCCCGCCGTCGAACCTGCTTTCGCGCCGGACCAGGTCATCGAGCAGAAGCCGCAGCCTATGCTCCCCAGCACGTCGCACGAGTTCGGCCGGCTGAACCCCAAGTACGTCTTTGACACCTTCGTGATTGGTTCCTCGAACCGGTTCGCCCACGCCGCCGCCGTCGCTGTTGCCGAAGCGCCCGCCAAGGCCTACAACCCGCTCTTCATCTACGGTGATTCGGGCCTGGGCAAGACCCACCTCCTGCACGCGATCGGCCATTATGCCCGGCGCCTCTACAGCGGGATCCGGGTCCGCTACGTAAATTCGGAAGAATTCACCAACGACTTCATCAACTCGATCCGCGATGACGAGGGCACCAGCTTCAAGACGACGTACCGCAACGTCGACGTCCTGCTGATTGATGACATCCAGTTCCTGGCCGGCAAGGACCGGACGCTGGAGGAGTTCTTCCACACCTTCAACGCCCTGCACAACAACAACAAGCAGGTGGTCATCACCTCTGACCAGCCGCCCAAGCTGTTGGCCGGGTTCGAGGACCGGATGAAGTCCCGCTTCGAGTGGGGCCTGCTGACGGACATCCAGCCGCCGGAACTGGAGACGCGTATCGCCATCCTCCGTAAGAAGGCGCTGAGCGAGGGACTGTCCGCCCCGGACGATGCCTTGGAGTACATCGCCTCGAAGATCTCCAGCAACATCCGAGAACTTGAGGGCGCCCTGATCCGGGTGACCGCGTTCGCCAGCCTGAACCGGCAGCCCGTGGACGTGGCCCTTGCCGAGATGGTCCTGAAGGACCTGATCACGGACGACGGCGCACAGGAGATCACGTCCGCCCAGATCCTCCAGCAGACGGCTGACTACTTCAAGCTCAGCATGGAAGAGCTCTGCAGCAAGTCCCGCACCAGGACCCTGGTGACTGCACGCCAGATCGCCATGTACCTGTGCCGGGAGCTGACGGACATGTCACTTCCCAAGATCGGACAGGAACTTGGCGGCCGCGACCACACAACCGTCATCCACGCAGACCGG comes from Pseudarthrobacter sp. NIBRBAC000502770 and encodes:
- the trxB gene encoding thioredoxin-disulfide reductase — translated: MTIEEKSASDVRDVIIVGSGPAGYTAAVYTARANLKPLLLAGSVTAGGELMNTTDVENYPGFPEGIMGPDLMENFEKQAARFGTEIQFEDVTDLELDGPVKTVTIATGETFKAKAVILSTGSAYRELGLPNEKRLSGHGVSWCATCDGFFFKDQDIAVIGGGDSAMEEALFLTKFAKSVTVVHRRDSLKASKIMADRALAHEKISFVWNSTVDDVLGTDKVTGLRLKNLLDGSLSELAVTGVFVAIGNDPRTDLVKDVLDLAPEGTIAVQGRSSRTSLPGVFAAGDVVDPTYRQAITASGSGCVAAIDVEHYLADLSA
- the trxA gene encoding thioredoxin, producing MSNAKDVTDASFDTDVLSADKPVIVDFWAEWCGPCRKLGPILDEIAGEYSEKVDVVKVNVDDNPAIAAQYGITSIPAVYLFQRGEVKSTVIGAKPKQFFEKEFADVLS
- a CDS encoding ParB/RepB/Spo0J family partition protein, with translation MSEKRRGLGRGLGALIPSSAAANGSSGNGGAVSRPVDLFFPEGRKKTEPQDQPAARAEAKADKDTAPNAAARRSPVKPADAKSPAGKGGAGETNADASTDTSAAKKEPARKAPRGGSKSAADAAVPSAGTPAGPAPEDEDAAVTVSAATPNAVDTGADSGVELVEVPGARFAEISVADIHPNRKQPRSVFDEDDMAELVHSVREIGVLQPIVVRTSTEDGSEPYELVMGERRWRAVQAAGLDTIPAIIRDTTDDDLLRDALLENLHRSQLNPLEEAAAYQQLLEDFGTTHEQLADRIGRSRPQVSNTLRLLKLPPLVQRRVAAGVLSAGHARALLSLPDAAAMERLAQKIVAEGMSVRATEEAVTLYQDPAKPAKNNIPRPGARHERLDYLASSLSDRLDTNVKISLGVRKGKVSIEFASVEDLNRIMDVLAPGSNN
- a CDS encoding ParA family protein; translated protein: MTSSEASAQRIPPFVSLGSARSVAGSGLAGIAMAPGRGGNHPKPVVSSASSSAVSRETTSAGRSNVIDAIDDSSPIARELAHETKRRERLVGRKLPRPEKTRIFTVSNQKGGVGKTTTTVNIAAALAAAGLNVLVIDIDPQGNASTALGIEHHADVDSIYDVLINDVPLADVVAPCPDIGKLICAPATIHLAGAEIELVSLVAREQRLRRAIDVYAKAREKNGEERLDYVFIDCPPSLGLLTVNAFCAANEVLIPIQCEYYALEGLSQLLKNIEMIQKHLNADLVVSTILLTMYDGRTNLAAQVAAEVRQHFPDQVLSAVVPRSVRISEAPSYQQTVMTYDPSSSGALSYLEAAAEIAER
- the rsmG gene encoding 16S rRNA (guanine(527)-N(7))-methyltransferase RsmG, which encodes MVDITAAELRAAEKIFGDRLELAKRYVEHLATSGTERGLIGPREVPRLWSRHVLNCAVIESEIARGSHVADVGSGAGLPGLCLAIARPDLELTLIEPLERRVIWLQEVVDDLGLGNVTVMRTRAELAVGHVEADVVTARAVSALTNLAGLTIPLLGGHGEVVAIKGRSAGEEIEKAAKTIRKLGGVETSVLTVGDNLLEEPTTVVRIVVNKSQKKS
- a CDS encoding R3H domain-containing nucleic acid-binding protein; amino-acid sequence: MSAESTEHALSEEIEDQDESVGQDDSTAKGSAASRLEEEGDVAADYLEELLDIADIDGDIDIEVRNGRTYISIVAEEETEGLESLVGEDGEVLEALQELTRLAVLSATENRSRLVLDINGYRQERTGHLQKIAEDAAASVKESGKSVALEPMSAYERKIVHDAVADLGLVSESEGEGAGRHIVVSAD
- the yidC gene encoding membrane protein insertase YidC is translated as MDIFGAIIGPFKWLVSFIMVAFHDGLSSIGMPAANGWTWTLAIIGLVLVIRAALIPVFVKQIKAQRGMQLLQPDLKKLQEKYKGKTDQLSRQAMAQEQMAMYKKHGTNPFSACLPMLIQMPFFFALFQVLSGISQAKDQGAGIGAMSHEQVVEFDASSIFGAPLSAALLHGGAGNTAVVVLSIVMILAMTASQFITQKQIMAKNMSEEAMASPFMRQQKMMLYILPIVFGVGGINFPIGVLIYWTTTNLWTMGQQFFVIRRMPTPGSPAAKALAERRAAKGLPALSVLSGKRDEAADDAAAAAVEIKGQRVQPQRKNRKKK
- the yidD gene encoding membrane protein insertion efficiency factor YidD codes for the protein MPNATAVVARLRTVIAVAGRFLWNLPRNILILLLMAYRKVVSPLYGPVCRFFPSCSAYALEAVTVHGAVKGSWLAARRLGHCHPWNAGGVDHVPAGGREWPAGQTPTIVVLNNPDRYLVARTDEEGRSAA